A part of Haliotis asinina isolate JCU_RB_2024 chromosome 10, JCU_Hal_asi_v2, whole genome shotgun sequence genomic DNA contains:
- the LOC137297856 gene encoding uncharacterized protein, protein MLQVFIFPLLFLCYHHGLDGGTASPVQGQDDETACPDQGLDSGTVGPVQGLDGGTACPDQDLDGGTACPVQGLNGGTANPVQLQDDGTACPDQGLDSGTVGPVQGLDGGNARPDHRLDGGPAYPDQGQDGRTACPHHGLNGGNASPEHGLDSETTSPFHGVDSGTIRSRTRY, encoded by the coding sequence ATGTTACAAGTATTTATATTTCCATTACTCTTTCTTTGTTACCACCACGGACTGGATGGTGGAACTGCTAGTCCAGTTCAAGGACAAGATGATGAAACTGCATGTCCAGATCAGGGTCTAGACAGTGGAACTGTTGGTCCAGTTCAAGGACTAGATGGTGGAACTGCATGTCCAGATCAGGATCTAGATGGTGGCACTGCTTGTCCAGTTCAAGGACTAAATGGTGGAACTGCTAATCCAGTTCAATTACAAGATGATGGAACTGCATGTCCAGATCAGGGTCTAGACAGTGGAACTGTTGGTCCAGTTCAAGGATTAGATGGTGGAAATGCACGTCCAGATCACCGTCTAGATGGTGGACCTGCATATCCAGATCAAGGACAAGATGGTAGAACTGCATGTCCACATCACGGACTAAATGGTGGAAATGCGAGTCCAGAACACGGACTAGACAGTGAAACTACTAGTCCATTTCACGGAGTAGATAGTGGAACTATCAGATCAAGGACTAGATATTGA